The window GTATGGCTTCATCTACTGTTATATTATGGTCAAAACAAATATCATATAATCTAGGGTAGGCTTCTTTCAGGGTTTTATCATCAACCCAAACATCTTCCCAGAACCTGGTATTTTTCCCATCCCCCAATTCCTTCCTAACAAATTTATAAAAGATCTCTTTGATATCCATAAGACTAGACCAGAATTGTGAATCTCCAGATTTTTGAACCACTAGAGCTAGGCATTGTCTCTTTATATATGTTTCTCCAAGTATATCGTGCCATAACCCCTCTTCAGTTTCCATTTTCCAGAACCACTTAGCAAGAAGTGCAATATTCATCACCTCCAAATTAAGAATCCCCAAACCTCCTACATCTTTTGGCAAGCAGCATGTTTCCCATTTCACTAAATGATCTTTCTGTACATTCTCATCCTCTTGCCACACCAACCTTGCCCTAAAAAAATCTTCTTTCTTGATGACCCCTTTAGGTATAGCATAAAAGGACATCATAAACAATGGGATGTTGGTTAGGCAAGCTTGCACCAGGGTAATTCTCCCAGCAATGGACCCAAGCAATTTCCCTTGCCAGCAACTACATCTTTTTTCAATCTTGTTAGTCACACAATTCCAGTGGATGTTTCTTATTCTAGTCTCATCCACAGGCATACCCAAGTATTTGAAGGGTAATTCACCCATTTTGCATGTCAAAATTTCCTGATAGATTATCTGTTTCTCTCTGGCTTTTCCAAAGAGCATCAGTTCACTCTTATGAAAATTTATTTTGGGGCCTGACATTTGTTCAAAGGCTCCTAAAATGAATTTGAGATTTTTAACACTTTCGATCTCAGCTTTAATCAGGAAAATAGTATCATCATCATATTGTAACATGTTAATCCCTTTTGTTTTCCCTATTGCCCAAAACCCCTTTCACTACATCATGTTTTAATGCATTATTCATTAAGATGGCCAAAGCATCAGCAGCTAGGTCAAAAAGTAGTGGTGACATATCATCACCCTGTCTCAGCCCTTTGAAGGTTTTAAAATATGGCCCAATATCATCATTCACCCTAACCCCTACATGTCCTCCTCTCATAGTCTCCATCACCCAGTCACACCATTTATCAGGAAAACCTTTCAGGTTAAGCATTTGTATGACAAAGGGCCATTTGATTTTATCATATGCTTTCTCAAAGTCTACTTTAAAAATCAAAGCATCTTCCTTATCTCTGTGAAAAGTGTTCAGGGCCTCATGGAGTATAACCACCCCTTCCATAATGTATCTTCCCTTGATAAAAGAAGTTTGATTTCTAGATATCACAGGGATACACATCTAGCTAATCTATTCATCGGTACTTTAGTGATGATCTTAAAACTCACATTCAGCAGGCAAATGCGTCTGAAGTTCTGTATTTTTTTGGCATCGTTTGTCTTTGGGACAAGAGTTATGATGCCATAATTGAGTCTGGCAATATTTATTTCTCCTTTAGCAAAACTATCAACCAACGCTTTTATCTCCCATTTGACCAGATCCCAAAAATCTTGATAGAAATCCACAGGAAATCCATCAGGTCCAGGActtttatttttttttcattCCAAACACTACTTTATGAATTTCATCAAGGGAGAAAGGGGCCAAAAGCTCCTCTCTGTCCTGAGAGCAGATCTTCTTCATTTCCACCCCTCTCAAGGAGATTTGTGTCTCTTTAGGGTGACCAAACAAGTTTTTATAGAAATTGGTTATGCATTCCATCAGCCTATCCCTTCCTCTTGTTCCAAAGAGGTAATTCTGTTTTTTCTCCTTCTCCCATTCACTTTTGAATGGTAGTATCTACGACCACTTCATCTCTTCTTGTAGCATCACCCTTTTGAGTTGTGCTCTATGCTCTTTCTGCTCAGATCTGTCTGTAGCATTTAGCCCTATTTTTTCAGCTTTCTTGTCTATCTCATCTAATACCCTAATAGTAGCTATTTTGATTTTTCTATACCAAGCATCCATATTCTTGTTCCATCCCTTAGTTTTCCTCCTCAGGTTTCTTAGTCTAAGTTGCCATCGTTCCAGGATATCTCCTTTATATCTCTCATTCCACGTCTTATATATCAATTCTTTAAATCCCTCTCTCAATGTCCAAGAATTTTCATATCTAAAAATGTATTTATGTGTGTGTGTTACCCTTATATCCAAAAACAGGGGAGTGTGATCAGAAACTTCTCTAACAAAAGCTTGCAAGATGGTTAGAGGATATTTTTCCTCCCAAGCAGGGCACATCAACACCCTATCCAACTTTTCATAGGTGGGACTTTCCTGGTTATTAGCCCAGGTGTATAACCTCCCATTTAATGGCAATTCTCTCAGCCCTGCTTGCTCAATTATAGCATTAAACATAAAAGACCACTGGTCACTCTGCATgggtttattttttctttttcatttctaaTAATATTGAAATCACCCCCCACCAAGCATGGCACAGGATTATCATGGTAATGTCAGGCTAACTCAGCTAAGAAGCTGGCTTTTCCCTCCTTCTGAGCATCCCCATACACTATAACCAGATTCCAGTGTGATTTAGTATTTTTTTCATATATTAAAACCTTAGAAAGTAATGTCCCTTCTCAACACATTCCACATCAAATATGTTAATCCCCACTAAAATCCCTCCAGATATCCCCCTAGGGGGGTTCCAACACCATTGGTAATTTTTTCCTCCACACAAATTATGAAGCTCATTCTTAGTAAAATCATTTTTAATTGTTTCAGAAATCCCAATGAAATCTAATCTCTGATCAATGATCATCTCTCTAATATATCTTTTCTTATGATCTTGTCCTATCCCTCTAACATTCTAGAAAACCCCTCTCATTCTCTCAACTGATAAACACCCCAATTTCTCCCAAAGACTATCCTTTTTTTTATCTCCGTCTATATTTGAATCAGATAAGAGACTAATTAGTCttctttcctttcctttttcttctCAGCTCCCCAATCCCAGTTGTCTGCTTCACACAGTCTAAAGCTAGTGAGCTTGGTTTCCCATTTTTCTTTCCTAAGAACATTCCTCTCAatttttttatattatttttcttcAATATCAGCATCTGAGTGTTCCAAGTCAGAACGTATCTCATCAACATCTATGTCTCCAGTATTAGTTTATACTGGGATGTCAATTTTGTTCTCCTCTCCCTTATCTATTCTTTTTTCCTCCGCATCATTATCTTTTTTGATATTTTGAAAAAATATGTCCCTTCTAGCCTCCTCCATTTTCTTAAGAATTTCTAGGTTTTTATCAATCTTGTCAATAGAGCATCCCAAATCAATCCCAACCATCGAACTAATCTGCAACAAAGAAGCATCAGCAAATTATGTGTTCAGATTCTTACCATAATTATTTCTTTCTTCTGTTCTGATTTTGGCCATTTCTTCCACCTTCTGATCTTCCTTTCCTCTGTTCCTGAGACTTCTTTTTAATTCCACTTCTTTTTCTTCTCCCTCCTTCTCTAGAATCCCTGCCCCATGTATGTCAGCCATTTTCTCACCCAATGTACCAACAGATTCCTGACTAGCATTATAGTCAGTTGGTTCAATGTACTTTCCAGATCCAGTGTCCTCTTTCCTCAGTTGATTTTCTTTTTCATAATCTTCCAAATCCATATTAGCTAGCTCCATCTCATATTGCTCTCTATTAGCAGCCTCTTGTATTAATTTCTGGATCTCCTCTTGCTGTTGTGTAACCATCTGCTGCAGAGTTTGTTGACTGTTTTCCAACTCTTTGATTCTTTTTTCATTCTTCGTCCATAAAGCATTGTGTCTAACTTTATCCTCCTCCAGTGCTTTGATCTTATTGAACAGAATGTCACTTTCTTTTTGCCATTTCCTTCTTTCTGTGTTCATCTCATTTTGCCATTGCATGATGTTCTCTTCTACTTGAGTTTTTACTTTCTCCATTTTCTCATCAATCTCTTCACTTTGTCTGAGAGATAGGCACCCAAGAGTAATGCCCTTGTGTTCTTTATCTTCCAATCTAgctttcttcctttttcttcctCATAATCTTTGATTTTCAGGTCACTGATATTatcattttttccttttttcttgtTTATACCACCCAAGCTCCACTACTTTTTCCACTTCTGCCCCTATTCTGAACATAAGCAAATCAGGGGAAGTGATTTCCACCTGAGAGGGAACTTTTTCCACATCTCTAATCCCACACTTGGCTCTAACTTTTTCCTCATTAATGGTGTCTATATCAATCTCTAGTACTGGTCCTACAGCTGCAGCCACTTCACATATTCCAAAAAAGTGTCTAAAGCAATCTGGTACTTTACTCAGTTTAATACATGCAGAGTGCATTTTCCCAATTGCTTGATGGTCAAGAGACCAGGGTTGTACCTTGATCACCACCTCAGTTCCTAACAGGTTAAAGTCATTAAACTTTGCAAGCTCTACTAGTTTAGCCTTGTTAGGAAATCTCATCATAAATCCATTCTTTCCAAACTCCTTTACTCTCCATTGCCAACCCCAATCAAACATCTCACTTGAGGCTCTAGTCGATTCAGTTTCATTAATTTAACCATCTCTAACAATCACCACTCCCAGAGGATTTGTGTGCTCAGCCACCAGCATGTCTTTGTAACTCTGGACAAGAATTCCCAGACCCTTAGCTGCATATCCTACATACTTTGGCACTGGTTTCATTTGCTTCAAAAGGTTGCATTACCCTGTTATGTGATTGTCCCTACCACAGATCAAATAGTGCCCCACTTTACATTTTCTGGTAGTATGCCTGGGGTCTTTACATTTGCCACAAACCTGCCTATTCAATCTCTCAATCCCTTTTTTGTTGTCCTCTAAGGTCTGCTGCCAATTGCCTCTCCCAATCTGCTTCTTGGTCTCCATGTTACGATCCAGCTCAATCCCTTTATCTGTTTTCTGCATAGCTTCACCACTCCTCTCTCCTTTTCTCTGAACGTTTCCCCCAGCCTGTATACCAGAGGAGCTTCCAATCACTTTTTCCAGCTGCCCATTTTCATTACTTTTCATCCCTTGTACCAGTTGAGAGAGCAATGAAGCTAGCAGCTTCTGTTGTTGTTCCTGATCCACGTTTACCAGCTGCTctctctccccttccttctcttcccCAGATTTTCCAACCTCCTCATTAGCTCTTTTTGTGTTATTGTCCACTATCTCTTTTTTCCTGTTTTGGCTTGACAGATCATGGCCTCTCTTTTATCCTCTACTGAAAGttcctcctcctcatcaactCCTCTGCCAACTCCAAAACTAGTTCCAAATCTGCCACCACCTCTTCCAAACCCTCCAGTATTTTCAAAGGAAACCGATCTACCTCTGCTAAATCCTCTCCCTCTATCAGTGTTGTTGAATCTCCCCCCTCTATCACCAATCCAGCCTCCTCTATCGAGTCTGGCTGCACCATAGCCTCTTCCATAATCTCCAGCCATTTTTTCTTTCGGCGGCGGTGTGGGAGTAGGAGGGGTAGGGGGAAACCCTAAAAGATGGGATAACCCCTTTCCCACCTCCTCCCCCCTTTTTATACCCATCACCCCCTCATCCCTTTTTTGGGCTGGGCTCTCCCCAGGCCCACTAGGCCTCCACCACGAGAGGTCCACCTCATCACCCATATCCACATCTCTTCCAATTGAGCCTCCAAAAAAGATCAGAGGTCTCACATAGTCATCAATTCTTTTTTCCTTTCTCGACCCTTCCCCTTTTTGAACCAAATAAGGCTCAATTGGTGTTTCCTTCGCTTCAATTTCCCCCATATCAATATCTTCATCGCTGTACCAGGGCAAAATTGGTGGTATATGTCCATCTTTCATGTGAATTCACACCACCTCAGCTCTTAAACCTTTGGGGTTAAATTTTCCCCTTAATTTGGTATCTATCTTCTCCCTAGGGTTCATCGCCTCCCCCTGATATCTAAACTCATCCTCATTACTATTGCATTTTTCCCCACATTGCTCTGATTCCCCAAATTGTTCCTAGATTTGGAACGGGAACCTCGCAATTTTTTTTCATATTATCACCCCTAACATCATCCGCATCAATAGATGTAGTAGATGCTAAGTATTTTGAGAACGATTTCATACCTGAAGAACAGGCAGaggcctccccctcctcctccttctcatCAGAGGCCTCCCCGGCTAGCAACCAGAAGCGGTTGCCGGCCGACGAGCACCCTACTGGGGGCGGGAGAGGGCTTGGAGGCCAGGGGAGCGCCTCGGGAAACGAGGGGAGCGTCGGGGGAACGTCGTTGGGGTCGTCGGAGCTCTGGCCCGGCGTCGTGGCGGCGCTGCCCCCTGCAGGTCTCCCTCAATGACGATCGGCATCCATCTGGATCCAGGCCTGCGGCGGCGCCACCACCGGGGCCTGCGGCGGCGCCAGCGGTGGGGCCG is drawn from Aegilops tauschii subsp. strangulata cultivar AL8/78 chromosome 1, Aet v6.0, whole genome shotgun sequence and contains these coding sequences:
- the LOC109779990 gene encoding uncharacterized protein encodes the protein MEKVKTQVEENIMQWQNEMNTERRKWQKESDILFNKIKALEEDKVRHNALWTKNEKRIKELENSQQTLQQMVTQQQEEIQKLIQEAANREQYEMELANMDLEDYEKENQLRKEDTGSGKYIEPTDYNASQESVGTLGEKMADIHGAGILEKEGEEKEVELKRSLRNRGKEDQKVEEMAKIRTEERNNYDKGAAKKNVGAGSKTARASSK